The window AAATCAATTTACCAATTAATCATGAAATGTAATGGTCttacatataatttttgaatGTACACAGAAGTAATTCGCAAGATCATGCACCTCCCTTTCCTACTTAAACGGAAAAGGATGCAATTGGTTGGTCCAACctatttttcaaataaacaaCTCACAAACACTCCCTTTATTGAATTTATTGCTAAAATGTCGATATTAAATCTGAAACTCTCAAAAGATAGCCAGTGaccccaaaaacaaaaaaattacgtTTTTCACATGATCTCCTCTTATAGCTACATAGATTAAAAAATCTAACTCTTATTGTATGtatgtacacacacacactagtATAACTGTACGTGCCTCGCATgtataacgtttgattatttaaaattaaataattttatctattgcggagatttttaatgaaatgtaaaaaattctaGTCACttaaagatccttcacacttttttttaattatatataagagagaataccaatttttggtagtcctcacaaggcTATTATAGTaactttcattaatttttaatccTTTAAAATTGTGACACATTGGATGATAAAGATGaagtaattttatctttttttctttccatatgAACATTTACAATTGGTGCATATGTCATTAAATAAGAAActattatttagttttttcttgtaatttctattgtttaactattttctatttatttatttttgcaaaaaaaataattaggagtATAGGAAGGAGAATTAAAGAGGAGATTACAAATTAAATAGTTACCAATTAAGTGAAAATTCAAACTCTCAATCAAATGAACTAGTCAAATTCCTCTGTTGTTTAGCTAATCAGTAAATCATTCTTAGAGCTTTCGTTATAATGTTTGTTTCTCATATTTACATATTATTTGATCAAgtcaattacaaaatataaacatcaaatatttaataattaattttttacttttacttcATGCTCTATGAATCATCTTTCAATGATATTATTTATACAAGATTTTGATAATAGTTATCCGACAACAAGACctaaaagctttaattttaacttttttaattattttttaatcaaaattgattatttaattactttaaaatattaaaatagtcttaacaaaattaatattttatatgagcTTTTATTTAACGTGGTTAAAAATTATACGctcataaattcataaaaatgctaatatttttcaatttttatgatcTTTGcgaattataattattttatattattttaaattatattattatgcaaaatatcaattCACTTGAGTTTGGACCCAGGCTTAGCGCGGGTCATATAAAACTAGTTTatgtaataatgtaaatataaacatatattttagtgtaagcacgtatatattttaccaccacaagtttcaagtggttgatggatcatcacttttgcgtttgtcatgcaaTACCTTTTACCTTTACTGCCAGAAGCTAAGAGAGACgtatcaatttgaatcatatttgtggtacgactatttttttctatatttaaaaccTTTCCTTGTTttaaaagtcaaatctttacaaaattattgattacatttttattgcgtacttaaaatttttaaaaaaacttgatacttcttaaatttttcttaatctaacgcttttatatttatttctaaatttttcaaatcttcttagaatcaaatttagtttatttagaattcttaaactaatggaaaaagtattagttgtcattaattctgatgacttctaataagaaaaggttttatcataaatatatttaattaatttcaactcttaaatagTAGGAAAAAACTATAGTGAAAAGCCgatttgtctaaagcaaagacatttaatgaagggtaaaaagttcaaataatatttctaagactcttcacacttttaatattatatatatatatatatatatatatatatatatatatatatttatatatatatatatatatatatatatattatagattatttatAGCTATAAATTATAGATCATAGATacagatgtagatatatataaccTTGGTCTAATTAATAAGCTATACACATTATACGCATCCATTAATTTACCGTACTTTTTTGCTGTACTATATATACTTGTCAGCAATTGTGCTCCCTAGACCGCTATCATATAGTTAGGTAGGGACAATAAGTCTGCAGTGACGAGAATCTACAGATAGTCATTTTCCACTTCCAATGAATTGCTCCCTAAGttatcttatcattttatattagcGGAGTACATACACAATTcctcaaaattatttaattttttcacttgGACACTTATATTTGGCCTTGAACATAttaaatactttatttttgtaaaagAATATGTCAATTGACATAATCTACTGAAAAAAATGATGCAGTGCATGTACTACACTAAATTTGCAAGCGTgttttaaatgtatttatattatagtaaatgtctatatagataagatctatcaagatctaataagatctatcaatctagttgatatctatcaggatttgaagtatctgtcttttagtcagaaactaggagtaaattttccctataaatagaagggtttccttcattgtaaatcatcctcaaggATCTCAATAGAATCccgaaataagaattactctttcTTTCATCTCtctatttcttcttgttcttgctttataatttcttgttcttgcttttatatttcataacacgttatcagcacaagACTTTACCAAACaaagtgagattataaatctaaaggtaatttcaaggttagtaattcctaaTGTTATCTGTCTTTGCTACTAATAGTATAATTATTGttagatttgagaaaaaataattggtttggaaccatttatgtttaaaatttcttttccaagaacaatattttcaaaagggatgataatatgttgggttcaagtcctattgatttatgcctaaaacacctttatatggataagacgttgagtttgaatctcaatgcaccatattgatgatattatgatggctaaggcaaaacaATGGATATTTGGTGAAACCTATctcattaaatatgctccattccaagaagtgaatgtcgtagcaatatatgataagtctgaaagatgacaatttgctccattcttgaagtgaatatggtagcaatatagaGAAATTCTCTCTATCATATTTATGCCTGATTTTttcttgaagtagcaatatcatgaaagaggttataagctatcaaaatttgataggcttaaggcacgattatatttcattcctggggaatgagaagcttattaatgcaaacttgtacttgattgtgatgatatcacaacccacctccgaatgaggcagaataattaagagttattttgaaatctacttctaaagtagtaaatctgaaatttgttcatgtaataataaatctgaaatttactaaagtaaaaggtacatgtcatggtaaacttggagtttgctagaataaaagttcataaattggcATGAACAATTGCGACATCACAAGGATGTGCCTAGTGGGTATTAAGCATATATTGAAGAACTCAAAAgttcttcatgaacttttagtgttgtttgttctcatgataagttggttggactaaCTAATGTTGgaatttgatccctcaaaatctaaaaattataaagGTGAATAGGGGTCCATTCACCTTTCATGTGATTtgttaagatgcatcgatataagatgatcacttgcacgtttattgtcaacctacagtttgacattcataaaggtgctttctcaataaaattgagtgaagagcataactttcagattatgaaatcaagacaattcatcttgatgatgatagtatcacattgaatgcctttgataaatagctaaaccattgctaatgagaacaaagcttcatgtgttgatctgaaatatgatatgttgcataaaATAACACTCGTAtccattagaccaataaattatgattatttcttccctctcaattggtttaaggtcaggaaccaactatttcatctaataattttgatgtacgatatacgattaatgaataccAAGATCCACAAAGATGAAATCCTCAAAGAAGATGAACAAtgcatgttagttttcctaacataagaggAAGATTATAcgcaactatgaaatatgttaagaattatcaccagatcctcattcaaaatataattcaagtcaaatgtcgaacgcatctcatatttaaCCTGCAAGTTCTTCTATTTTATGTtcataaaggacaaagtctatgcatgcgtgaagcgtggtagaccaatctgttccaaatgaaataattcttgaaaaaaatgaggagcaaataatcataataagaaggcaacgtgctcttgaagagcctacgacataacacttcatgaaatcttatgagaagttcaggtacctgaaaataatgaagtgatgagatctcaaaatattatgtcacattgtgaaccgatacaaaatgatatatcattaacaatatctttgatacgatattgacgcaatattgttaAAGATTACGAGAATCTGAATTCtgcgtttatttaagcatgctgacgtagaaacatttatcaagtgacatgaaaggatgcatcttagtaagcataacacttatttgatttgcagtccagacacttgaagatgtcacacatatttatattgtcacttgacaaaaattcatatgaaaatttctaaaagattcaaaatgcctgaagcatataaaatttctagaaaacttatttattatccttataagggataaattgatggtttgaaaatcattaaaactcttggagagttttcagaagcaataagattatttgttgaaatgcgAAACGTACCGAATTGGATTGGTCTTGAAGTACCATATTTTAGTCtaattggtgtactaatgtatgttgcaaatactacaaggcctgatatagcctttttagttaatttgtagcaagatatagttctgctcCCATTAGAagacatcgaaatgagatcaaacacatgattttattttattctaaagcttgCAATCTCAATCTTGTTGGTTAttttgatgttgggtacttatctaacccGTATAAAGTTtgatctcaaataagctatgtgttcacatgtggggaggTTGTCATAtattggagatatacaaagtagtctactgtagccacttcatcgaactaTGCTgcgataatagctattcatgaagcaagccaagagtgtgtgtggttgaggtccacgatACATATCATCcattaaaatatgatttaaaatgtgacaaagtacccatgatttcTTATGAGGATAATGTAGCATGcacaacacaacttaagggaggactcaagcagatagaacgaagcacatttcgccaaagtttTTCTATATACATAAGCTACAAAAAGAATTGTGATAGtaacgtgcaacaaattcgttcaagtgacaatgtggctgatttattctcCAAGTCTCtttcaacaacaactttcaataagatggtgcacaagattggaatgcaaaagttcattgatgttctcactagggggagcaaatacgcattgtactctttttccctttcaagattttgttccactggattttccttataaggtttttaatgaggcagccgaattgcgtattattagagatgtgtactcttctcttcactagatttttttgtCGACTGAGTTTTTTCTTGTAAAGTTTTAACGAggtacattatctatcaattagacattcaaggaggagtgttataaatgtatttgcattatagtgaatgtctataaagataagatctatcaagatctaataagatctatcaatctagttgatatctattaggatttgaagtatatgtattttagtcaaaaactaggagtaaattttccctataaatagaagagtttccttcattgtaaatcatcctcaaggATCTCAATAGAATCtcgaaataagaattactctttcTTTCGTCTCtttatttcttcttgttcttgctttatattttcttgtttttgcttttatatttcataacaaagtGTGAGATGTTAaaactttttagtttttaattttttcctactTAAATCTTTTTCAACTCCAAAGAGGCTACTGAATTTTTTGTCAATTTGCATATAGGAGTAGTTGATCGATATGTTGAGATCGACATGAATGGAAAATTCAGTATATGCAATTCATTCCTTAGGAAACAATTAGATAGAATCATCAATGTCACAAGCACTTAAAGAAAAATCTGAGCTatacaatatattttataacTATAACAACTATACTAATACTCTAATTTTAGATCAACAAGGTGAATTATTTCCATACTGTAGTGAATGGTGTTGGATATTTTTTCAGTGGCGTTCATGGATATTTATGAAATTCGAATTGAAATTTACATTGAAAAAACCATTGTTAAAAAACTTGAAGGATTCAATTTTGAGTTAATTTCGAATATGAAATTTAATTGGATtttattgtaataaaaaaaaaaattgattccaGATGAAATTTGATGGTATAAATGCCATGATTAGAGATTTACAGGAGAGGAAGACGGTGAAAGTGATGGcggtgataaaatggagaagacattggctcatttttttcttttcatgtgtctttttctaattattttttgaaaaaatttaataaaagcacaactttaatttgaaaattactaaaaatccCTTCAGTTTGAAAAAACTTTAAATATCCCAACTTTTATTAAATAGGTTAAAAATTGAGATACTTCCTAAAACacttttttttcagttttaactTTACCAACTCTTCCTATATTAATGGCTACAATAACGCCAAAATTTTGGTCACAATTTTATCCCACaattttcctttcttcttcttcttcttcttcacattttttaaTTAAGGTTTTTTATTTACCTAAATTcatcttcactttcttcttaTTATGTTCAAtggtttttctcaaaaattaaattaaacaacaTCATATCTCTTTAGCTCACCTGAATGATTGTTTGAAGTTTCTTGTTAAAGACGATGATGTTTTTTGTGCTCGAGTTATGGGTAAAGTTACTATTTCGGCGAAGAAAATTATCTCCGATGAGGTTATTTTCGACTGGTTTTTCATTATTGGTACTTCAGGGAAACATTCTAATCCAATAATATTTTGTTGAGcgaagaaaaaaatcaattggAACCTTCGATAAAAGATGATACAGTGACCAACGGATTTAAAGTCATTCATCTTTTCGAGAAAGAAAAAATCCAACTACACTCACCTTGGTAATACTCTCCAATCATCAAGTTACTAAGGAAAAAAGTTGTGCATCATtatctcaaaacaaaaattcaagatctaTGCAGACCTTCAGAGCAATTTCTTGTATATGTTGttctctatttttgtttttgtatgtATCTCTAGTTCTTTAAGTTTTAGTGACATAGACATATTAAAGATACATGTTAGTGAACTTAAAGATATATATTGTGTATGAGTTTGTTTTGTATGTATCTCAAACTACTTTTTGTtttgattaaaatatttatacCAAAGATACATATTTTGTAGAACAACAGATACATTTTAATCTTTTGTATATCTGATTCTATATTACTGTGAatttatgtatctcttgttatttcAGATCTGGGTAATTTCAGGCTTAAATACATATTTACGCATACATGATACTTTTTCAATATCTTGTATCTATTGTCATCTGTTTAAGTTTTATATGTTTCTCttgtttttaagttttagtgaaatcaCCATACTATTTAAgttttatatgtatctcttgtttttaagttttagtgaaatcaCCATACTAAAGATACAATTAGTAAGCTTAAAGATACATATAGTGTATGAGAgctatgttatatttatatgtatctagcattattttattttattttattttaatatttttttttgaattaaattatttaacCCTTGTACGTTATATCGTTAATCCAGACGCCGGAATGACGTAACAACACTGATACATTCATTGCAATtacttcaaacaaaatcaataaaaaccaataaaaaaatcgTAGGAATCGTTTATAACTGaaaacaaaatatgaaagaatttttgtttaaaaatgtggaataacaagagatacatatatatatatatatatatatatatatatatatatatatataagagtgtTATGGAGAAAAAGACTCCAAAGTCATTACTGACAAGGACTCCTAATTTAAAACAATTGCACCACTCATCAAGTAAAGTCCTAATAATAAATAACTATATACAAATAGACATTTACTCGAACACCTACGTTACATTATCCTTACATAAAGTATATCACCAATAAAGACAAAAAAGAGTTATTTGGTTAGTGTctttattgagattcttgatgtCACTTATCTATTTGTTCATGGGTcgaaaacaactaaaaatattatgTGAAATTTAGCGTCTGTTTGTACTTTTTAACattcttctttcccttttttttaaacaagaataatattaaggaaaaattacctaaaagaatttgtaggatgtagctcacgttagttatatgtattttcaacgacaatatatttaaaattaagatgCATTTTATcgtacaaaaaaaaattaacgagagatacatatatgtacaatcatgcacaatatgtatctttaacacTACTGTATTTTTAGTATGCTGATATTACTAAAACTAAAACACcaagagatatatatatatacacaacccGAACCAGAGATacaagatgaaggaaaaatgtaTCTAGCTGACCAAATATTTATCTCagactactaaaaaaaaaaaagaattatcaaTTTTACGTTACATGTATAATTGAATAAACAAGAAACAAATAACTACTTTTGTAATGTTAAACAAGATATAAATTTTTGTAACGTTAAACAAGATACAAATTTTTTTTGTCAGATCTCTTTTTGCATAAATAAGTTACAAATCTTTTTTGTCAGATCAATTGCAATGAATGCTCAATGACATACCATGCCATAACTGAAATAACAGTACACTTATTCTTGTAGATTTGCCCAACCTTAACTTCACTATTTTTGCAACCTGTAATGATCTTGTTCCCCTTCATATCGAACAACGACAACGAAAGGGGTTTGGATGATTATGGTATAATATTGTTAATCCAAATGGCGGAATGACGTAAGAACACTAAAATATTCATTGcaattgatgaaataaaatcaataaataaataaaaaaagaggtcctataattttttttttaatggaacGTATGAACTTTCATTGCTATTgatgaaagaaaatcaacaaataaaaaaaaagaaggttgTATGAATTTTTTGGGTGGAACGTATGAACTTTTTACAACCTGAAAACTGATTATAGAAAGGTTCTTGTTTAAAATGGTGTACTAACAAACTAATTACCATATATCGTGAGATATTACTTAGTTTTTACTATAATTAGTTAAGTTAATTGTTATATTAATATTTGTTTAGCTATTACATTCCTTAAAACATGCTCATTAATTTAACTAATCCCTTAAAACATACTAATTAGtttaactaatacatgtatttgTAGGACTTATCTaacttatatgtattttcaaaggctaaatattttgatttaataaaatttgaaaaatagttgagatttttagtaaatactagtaaacatgttgttatatatatatatatatatatatatgattatactagTACATAAGTAAGTCATTCTACTATTTAACTATTGAAGAAGGTGCTTCAAGCAATTCTTTTCAAATAACCTATGGATTACTTTAATAAATTTCGCGTCCATTCACTGACTTCGCCGCAGCTTGGGGCCCCTTGCTTTGTCCATTCACCATTGTAGGGGCTGCTGCCCCTGGACCTCCACAGTCAAACCCACAAACATAACAAGTAtttaattgaaaatgaaaaataaaaaaaatatttaactaaagtagaaattgaaaaaaaaattgtagttCTTTAAATAAATTCActtgaaaaaattgatttttttcctttttgtggaAAACCATTAGTATTTCACTTAACATTACTTTTCAAacaattttttcagaaacaaATTATATTTGCAAATATCAAAATTCAGCTAACTAACAAAAATGGGAGGAAGAGTGATGGGATCACCATGGAAGAACATGTTAATGCCTAGTGTAGGAATGGTTATTGCAGTTATAGCCACAGTTACAACCATGATTCTTAGCAAAATAGCCATGTCTAAAGGACTTAGCAGTTTCATCATTGTTGTTTACTCAAATTTTGTTGCTACTCGTCTCTCATCCTTCTTCCTTTCTTCCATCTTCATCTTTATAACCAGGTTCTTCCCTTTCATCTCATTAATCATATCAATTATTGTGTTTActcatttatttcatgtaatcacttgaattcttgatctatTGATTGGAGTAAAGGTGTCTTTGTTAAATGATTCTTAAGGTAGAGCCAGGATTTTGGATTTTGATTAGATAGCTTATTGGTTTCTTGATTAAATCACTTATAGTACCTATTAAGTGATTTTTTAACACAAATATATGCTAGCTTTTGGTcatagattttcaaatatttttgacaaGATATATTTGGGTGAAGATTTGAGTGAAATTTCACCTATGTGTTGACCATAATTTGGGAAATTTATTTCActtttaaaaacttttcaaaaatggAATTTGGCCAAGATGTTAGTTTTTTCTactatttaaaaatttgaataatgTACCAAATATATTTGTCAAATAATAACAAATTGTATGATCAAACACTATTTATCAAGCTGTTTtctcaaaaactacttaaaaagTTTATGATCAAAAGGATCTCATATAATTTGAACCATAGCTACTAGGTTCTCCATTGAATCTGTAGGTCGAATAGTAGCTCCGCCCCTATTGGTGGAAAGACATAGTGATGAATACTAATAGGGAGGACTGCAATTGTATACATTAATCGTTGTTCATGCATCTTCATACTATTACAATTATTTCAAACTAGTAACCAAATCTTTTGAAGGGAAGAACAAATAGAAAAGGAAGAAGGGAGGGAGGTTTCAGACTTAATCCAAgcaattagaaaaataatgagacAGCCTCATAACATAAAATCTAATACTATGATATATCATTTCTATATATAGACATCATCCCAATTTGCATATAACCTTTCTTTAATCAACATTCCAAATATAATTTGTCAGATTTTCAAATATATCCTCTATCATGGTTATGTTTGTTACAGATATTATTGTCTTTTTATATAATCTTAGACTTTTTGAGAAAgtaatttttcaaaattgaatacattcaaaaaaattattttcttatcattatacGTGTCAGAGTTAAATTTATTCCAAATTTTGATTTATTCAATATTGAACCCCTCATGTTCTCTACTACATCCCAGCATGACATGCTGTGGATTTGGTAAGTGTAGTACGAGAAAACGTCATAAATAGTCCCTTCTCTATATGAGCAGGTCTAAAATAGTCtcttaataatatatttaatagttttgattctttaactatttaaaaacttaataaatttaatttttaattatttttatcaaatttgatatttaccTATTTTAATATAAACAACATAGAAATTATACTAACGGAATCCTATCTCTATGAGATTCTCTCTTCCTGCTACTTTTTCCTATGATTTTTTCATTTCCGTTATTAACTTTCTCTGATCACTTTCTTTAAAATGTGCGGACCAtatccaaaattttcattttgcATATTACTTTATTCAAATTATCTTCAATGGTAATAAAAGTTTGTACTTGCATCGAActttgttgctattgttgtcTTTCCCGAAACGTAGCACATTCAAGCCATTAGCATCAATAATATACTTCCTTTTATTAGAGCTTGTCTTCTTTcctgaaaaatattattatggattgttgaggTTAGTGATTTTTTTGACAAGAGGAATTTGTGGAAAAGACaacaaaaagagagaaataattgAGGAAATGAGTTacaattattaatataaattctatgttgtttatatataaaaataattaaaaatcaaacttgttaagttttgaaatagttaaaAAGACTAAATCTAATAAGTATATGAAACTATTTTAGACCCACTCTCGGTTAGGGCTGTTTATCGGTTGAATCGGTTGGATAATTATGCTTAGTGGTTCGGCTTAttggttatcgatttttaaatatactaatccgctAGCCACCCAATAAGATAACGGTTCGTTCGGTATCGAATTAGCAATTCACGGACGGTTTTCGGATGGTGTAACggataaatttaagagagaatgaaatatCGAGCAATTAGGTAGTTCTTCCGTTTCTTCGCCAACTAAGTTGTTTATAtactatgattgatctatttatcagTCTTTTAGACTTCTTGAGTTTTGTTCgtgtagttatttaataggttaaaaCATCGAATCAAATAAGTTTTTTCTTCTGGACCTAAAATGTATGTAGAaacatttttaattattagattgacagaaaaaattaaaactttaatattatttgaatttttaggtattaTATCAAACTTTGTGAAGGACAAATTTgagttgtttcatttttattgcggTACTTTGTGTTGTCAAGAGTAATT of the Capsicum annuum cultivar UCD-10X-F1 chromosome 11, UCD10Xv1.1, whole genome shotgun sequence genome contains:
- the LOC107846528 gene encoding WAT1-related protein At2g37460-like, giving the protein MGGRVMGSPWKNMLMPSVGMVIAVIATVTTMILSKIAMSKGLSSFIIVVYSNFVATRLSSFFLSSIFIFITRSGRQPLTFSVIWRILLLALIGEIGDSNDRESWTTMVEKLLQNM